A window of Ictidomys tridecemlineatus isolate mIctTri1 chromosome 1, mIctTri1.hap1, whole genome shotgun sequence contains these coding sequences:
- the Spink1 gene encoding serine protease inhibitor Kazal-type 1, giving the protein MKLTSIFLLCALALLSLSGNTEAGSQGRKANCNNAITGCTKIYDPVCGNDGNTYANECMLCLENQKRQIPILIKKSGPC; this is encoded by the exons ATGAAGTTGACAAGCATCTTTCTTCTCTGTGCCTTGGCCTTGTTAAGTTTATCTG gtAACACTGAAGCTGGCTCCCAAGGAAGAAAG GCTAATTGCAACAATGCAATTACTGGATGCACCAAGATTTATGACCCTGTCTGTGGAAATGATGGAAATACTTATGCCAATGAATGCATGCTGTGCCTTGAAAATCA GAAGCGCCAGATTCCTATCCTCATTAAAAAATCTGGGCCTTGCTGA